The Antedon mediterranea chromosome 11, ecAntMedi1.1, whole genome shotgun sequence genome window below encodes:
- the LOC140062392 gene encoding uncharacterized protein — protein MYYLTVTTSYVVLLYILFSSRTINSSFILEPTDKSIVKGETVVLKCSVTNDVERVYWYYSLGRIDGWISNNNVIQSSLPQSKRNRYSIIGDTTNKEYFLQIRNVSAEDAADYKCFFYPSKPTGPNKTPVASLVVLDPPKTPLCTLVWQNTAIPNQAATMRCTSTGTPIPRIVWQKNGIPIEDNIPRSSLNNMAWNITENERGSTFSCVVAYPKVRKPPSCSLTPVPIKPKVSVDPGVQPMMLNKTGKFVCEGNDIDGPLKYKWWINGKVPSLLLTEDVHFRIKHNGKTLKILWATQVLNKAQIVCRVTGKKDPKNPDDNNIHYGQTTAFVSEPEIVPTNINIAVTVGSGNNETGGEYVNGGDDKSEFGNDAEARGEIGENDSSTGTVIGIVLSMFVLLALVIVLAIFLYKRNNQINQSGKRISAHFMQFVSTKSNSNDESAVNTSKHTNEQNVLYAKPIKKKKDSRQLKNDDADDSLSQPAVLPRLVSKKKEKEITDGTSCAVEESTDVDTPEEGNGQTSKTTEHIAINSGYIDVDLSDEPNVDCEADTNKEDDIIAIDIVYKEEESTDNKSETSKTGSLLRSIYAKLPTEKFSSFISDLRPKKPTRTFAESMLRLRTHIVPKRKNKPDKEEDSVEEEEYIAVNVDDVPTQSENIDIENDTQEKKIDEVTKSKAEVVKVEEDVEKSKVEVQQVEVDNTEVAQEESDDIPSLPSEQDTFDKPVMRRNRKTAVDSLKSASAKSDTSSRRSSHTLDNILANVKRRSLSRRISGFDGRGSTPDLRVSRRIDKNDIVHFVPLGNKGNDMTGNVEVVKNRQSINFENEMSQTLLKSFHEVVPNRPQAVHQRVIEDFPSYENLDEKESCVSESSAYMTDDFSDDEFDTEESKPTERVAPMRIIDDIPVYENTDLKPLNDSKEDSSGNAVKFGGKGSTKQSKPTMRVKPTPTPRSFRKNNGSNSSRESKTEDSYEELPKKSTAEDVAKDIDPTTGESIYDNVDYQL, from the coding sequence ATGTATTACTTAACAGTCACAACGTCATATGTTgttttattgtatatattattttcatcaagaACTATTAACTCTTCATTTATTCTGGAGCCTACCGATAAGTCTATTGTTAAAGGAGAGACGGTTGTATTGAAATGTTCTGTGACAAACGACGTTGAAAGGGTATACTGGTATTACTCGCTTGGGAGGATCGATGGGTGGATTAGTAATAACAATGTTATTCAAAGTTCATTACCTCAATCAAAGCGGAATAGATATTCAATAATTGGAGATACGACCAACAAAGAGTACTTTTTACAAATAAGAAACGTATCAGCAGAGGATGCTGCTGACTACAAGTGTTTTTTCTATCCGTCTAAGCCAACAGGGCCAAATAAAACACCTGTAGCATCACTGGTGGTACTTGATCCTCCTAAAACACCACTATGTACATTGGTTTGGCAAAATACTGCAATACCCAACCAGGCTGCTACAATGCGTTGCACCAGCACAGGGACTCCAATCCCTCGAATTGTGTGGCAAAAAAACGGAATTCCTATTGAAGACAACATTCCACGTTCTTCTTTAAACAATATGGCTTGGAATATTACAGAGAACGAGAGAGGTAGCACCTTTTCCTGCGTAGTTGCCTATCCTAAAGTTAGGAAACCTCCGTCGTGCAGTTTGACTCCTGTACCAATAAAACCTAAAGTCTCCGTTGATCCTGGTGTGCAACCTATGATGTTAAATAAAACTGGGAAGTTTGTATGTGAAGGCAATGACATAGATGGGCCTCTAAAGTATAAGTGGTGGATAAATGGTAAAGTCCCATCATTACTTTTAACAGAAGACGTTCATTTTAGGATTAAACATAATGGAAAAACACTCAAAATACTTTGGGCTACACAAGTATTAAATAAAGCACAGATCGTGTGTCGTGTGACAGGTAAAAAAGACCCCAAGAATCCAGATGACAATAACATACATTACGGCCAGACAACTGCATTTGTCAGTGAACCTGAAATTGTTcctacaaatattaatattgctGTAACAGTCGGATCAGGTAATAATGAAACAGGTGGAGAGTATGTAAATGGTGGTGATGATAAGTCAGAATTCGGTAACGATGCTGAAGCAAGGGGAGAAATTGGAGAGAACGATTCATCAACAGGAACTGTAATCGGCATAGTGCTCTCCATGTTTGTGTTATTAGCATTGGTCATTGTTCTTGCAATATTTCTGTACAAACGCAATaatcaaatcaatcaatctGGAAAACGTATATCCGCTCATTTCATGCAATTTGTATCAACTAAATCGAACTCGAATGATGAATCAGCCGTTAACACATCTAAACACACTAACGAACAAAATGTCCTTTATGCAAAAccaataaagaaaaagaaagacagTAGGCAACTAAAAAATGATGATGCTGACGACAGTTTAAGTCAGCCTGCTGTCTTACCACGATTAGTATCTAAGAAAAAGGAGAAAGAAATTACAGATGGCACCTCATGTGCTGTAGAAGAATCAACTGATGTTGACACACCGGAAGAAGGAAATGGTCAAACCAGTAAGACAACAGAACACATTGCGATTAACAGTGGATACATTGATGTTGATCTGTCGGATGAACCAAATGTAGACTGTGAAGCGGATACCAATAAAGAAGATGACATAATTGCGATTGACATTGTATATAAAGAAGAGGAATCCACAGACAATAAAAGTGAAACAAGCAAAACTGGGAGTCTTTTGAGATCTATATATGCCAAGCTTCCTACAGAAAAATTTAGCTCTTTTATAAGTGATCTTCGGCCGAAAAAACCGACAAGGACATTTGCTGAAAGTATGCTAAGGCTCCGAACTCATATAGTTccaaaaagaaagaataaaccAGATAAGGAAGAGGATTCGGTTGAGGAGGAAGAGTATATAGCCGTTAATGTCGACGATGTTCCAACACAGTCTGAGAACATCGACATTGAAAATGATACACAGGAAAAAAAGATTGACGAGGTCACAAAATCAAAAGCAGAAGTTGTAAAAGTAGAGGAAGATGTAGAAAAATCAAAGGTCGAAGTTCAACAAGTTGAAGTTGACAATACAGAAGTTGCTCAAGAGGAGTCGGATGATATTCCTAGCCTTCCTTCTGAGCAAGACACCTTTGATAAACCTGTGATGCGACGTAATCGCAAAACCGCAGTCGATTCATTGAAAAGCGCATCAGCGAAGTCGGATACATCAAGCAGACGAAGTAGTCATACATTAGATAACATACTGGCAAACGTAAAAAGGCGCAGTCTATCACGGCGAATAAGTGGTTTTGATGGTCGTGGATCTACGCCTGATTTACGTGTGTCACGTAGAATTGACAAAAATGACATTGTTCATTTTGTGCCTCTCGGCAACAAAGGCAATGACATGACAGGAAACGTAGAAGTTGTCAAAAATCGGCAGTCGATAAactttgaaaatgaaatgagtCAGACATTGCTTAAGTCATTCCATGAAGTTGTTCCTAACAGACCACAGGCGGTTCATCAACGAGTTATAGAAGATTTTCCATCTTATGAAAACCTTGATGAAAAAGAAAGTTGCGTTAGTGAAAGTTCAGCTTATATGACAGATGATTTTTCAGACGATGAATTTGATACGGAAGAAAGTAAACCTACAGAAAGAGTTGCACCAATGAGAATTATTGATGATATACCTGTTTATGAGAACACTGATCTCAAACCATTAAATGACTCGAAAGAAGATAGTTCTGGTAATGCAGTAAAGTTTGGCGGTAAAGGCAGTACAAAGCAATCAAAGCCGACAATGCGAGTTAAACCAACGCCTACTCCGCGTAGCTTTAGAAAAAATAATGGATCTAATAGTTCACGTGAAAGTAAAACAGAGGACAGTTACGAAGAGTTACCGAAAAAGAGCACAGCAGAAGATGTAGCCAAAGACATTGATCCAACGACAGGCGAAAGTATTTATGACAATGTTGATTATCAATTGTGA
- the LOC140062423 gene encoding hemicentin-1-like, with amino-acid sequence MYYLTVTTSYVVLLYILILSRTINSSFILEPTDKSIVKGETVVLKCSVTNDVERVDWYYSLGRIDGWISNNNVIQSSLPQSKRNRYSIIGDTTNKEYFLQIRNVSAEDAADYKCFFYPSKPTGPNKTPVASLVVLDPPKTPLCTLVWQNTAIPNQAATMRCTSTGTPIPRIMWQKNGIPIEDNIPRSSLNNLAWNITENERGSTFSCVVAYPKVSKPPSCSLTPVPIKPKVSVDPGVQPMILNKTGKFVCEGNDIEGPLKYKWWINGKGPSLLLTKDVHFQIKHNGKTLRILWATQVLNKAQIVCRVTGKKDPNNRDVNIHYGQTTAFVSEAEIVPTNINIAVTVGSGNNETGGEYVNGGDDKSEFGNDAEARGEIGENDSLTPVPIKPKVSVDPGVQPMMLNKTGKFVCEGNDIEGPLKYKWWINGKGPSLLLTKDVHFQIKHNGKTLKILWATQVLNKAQIVCRVAGKKDPNNRDVNIHYGQTTAFVSEAEIVPTNINIAVTVGSGNNETGGEYVNGGDDKSEFGNDAEARGEIGENDSSTGTVIGIVLSMFVLALVIVHCSTSRFS; translated from the coding sequence ATGTATTACTTAACAGTCACAACGTCATACGTTgttttattgtatatattaattttatcaagAACTATTAACTCTTCATTTATTCTGGAGCCTACCGATAAGTCTATTGTTAAAGGAGAGACGGTTGTATTGAAATGTTCTGTGACAAACGACGTTGAGAGGGTCGACTGGTATTACTCGCTTGGGAGGATCGATGGGTGGATTAGTAATAACAATGTTATTCAAAGTTCATTACCTCAATCAAAGCGGAATAGATATTCAATAATTGGAGATACGACCAACAAAGAGTACTTTTTACAAATAAGAAACGTATCGGCAGAGGATGCTGCTGACTACAAGTGTTTTTTCTATCCGTCTAAGCCAACAGGGCCAAATAAAACACCTGTAGCATCACTGGTGGTACTTGATCCTCCTAAAACACCACTATGTACATTAGTTTGGCAAAATACTGCAATACCCAACCAGGCTGCTACAATGCGTTGCACCAGCACAGGGACTCCAATCCCTCGAATTATGTGGCAAAAAAACGGAATTCCTATTGAAGACAACATTCCACGTTCTTCTTTAAACAATTTGGCTTGGAATATTACAGAGAACGAGAGAGGTAGCACCTTTTCCTGCGTAGTTGCCTATCCTAAAGTTAGCAAACCTCCGTCGTGCAGTTTGACTCCTGTACCAATAAAACCTAAAGTTTCCGTTGATCCTGGTGTCCAACctatgattttaaataaaactgGGAAGTTTGTATGTGAAGGCAATGACATAGAGGGACCTCTAAAGTATAAGTGGTGGATAAATGGCAAAGGCCCATCATTACTTTTGACAAAAGACGTTCATTTTCAGATTAAACATAATGGAAAAACACTCAGAATACTTTGGGCTACACAAGTATTAAATAAAGCACAGATCGTGTGTCGTGTGACAGGTAAAAAAGACCCCAATAATCGAGATGTCAATATACATTACGGCCAGACAACTGCATTTGTCAGTGAAGCTGAAATTGTTCCTACAAACATTAATATTGCTGTAACAGTCGGATCAGGTAATAATGAAACAGGTGGAGAGTATGTAAATGGTGGTGATGATAAGTCAGAATTCGGTAACGATGCTGAAGCAAGGGGAGAAATCGGAGAGAACGATAGTTTGACTCCTGTACCAATAAAACCTAAAGTTTCCGTTGATCCTGGTGTCCAACCTATGATGTTAAATAAAACTGGGAAGTTTGTATGTGAAGGCAATGACATAGAGGGACCTCTAAAGTATAAGTGGTGGATAAATGGCAAAGGCCCATCATTACTTTTGACAAAAGACGTTCATTTTCAGATTAAACATAATGGAAAAACACTCAAAATACTTTGGGCTACACAAGTATTAAATAAAGCACAGATCGTGTGTCGTGTGGCAGGTAAAAAAGACCCCAATAATCGAGATGTCAATATACATTACGGCCAGACAACTGCATTTGTCAGTGAAGCTGAAATTGTTCCTACAAACATTAATATTGCTGTAACAGTCGGATCAGGTAATAATGAAACAGGTGGAGAGTATGTAAATGGTGGTGATGATAAGTCAGAATTCGGTAACGATGCTGAAGCAAGGGGAGAAATCGGAGAGAACGATTCATCAACAGGAACTGTAATCGGCATAGTGCTCTCCATGTTTGTGTTAGCATTGGTCATTGTTCATTGTTCAACATCACGCTTTTCCTAG